Proteins co-encoded in one Arachis hypogaea cultivar Tifrunner chromosome 13, arahy.Tifrunner.gnm2.J5K5, whole genome shotgun sequence genomic window:
- the LOC112737360 gene encoding cytokinin riboside 5'-monophosphate phosphoribohydrolase LOG1 isoform X2, with amino-acid sequence MMEGEGKVPEEEIKQKGRFQRICVFCGSRPGYKSAFGDAALELGKLLVEKKIDLVYGGGRLGLMGLISETVLTGGGHVLGVIPKALLHHEISGETFGEVKTVANMHERKSIMAKHADAFIALPGGYGTMEELLEVIAWSQLGIHDKPVGLLNVDGYFNSLLTLFDKGVEEGFIDDSARHIVVIGDTSEELIKKMEEYVPVHPKVAPKQSWGEDQFLGPTENGELRS; translated from the exons ATGATGGAAGGGGAAGGAAAGGTGCCAGAAGAAGAAATAAAGCAGAAAGGAAGGTTCCAAAGAATATGTGTCTTCTGTGGTAGTAGACCTGGATACAAATCTGCATTTGGTGATGCTGCTCTTGAGCTTGGTAAATTGCTG GTTGAAAAGAAGATTGATTTGGTTTATGGTGGAGGAAGATTAGGACTAATGGGTTTGATCTCTGAAACAGTTCTAACGGGAGGTGGCCATGTTCTTGG AGTGATTCCTAAAGCTCTACTGCATCATGAG ATATCCGGAGAAACCTTTGGAGAAGTGAAAACAGTTGCAAATATGCATGAAAGGAAGTCAATAATGGCTAAACATGCTGATGCATTCATAGCTCTTCCTG GAGGCTATGGAACAATGGAAGAGTTGCTAGAGGTTATAGCTTGGTCCCAATTAGGAATACATGATAAACCA GTGGGGTTGCTGAATGTAGATGGGTATTTCAATAGCTTACTAACCTTATTTGATAAGGGGGTTGAAGAAGGTTTCATAGATGACTCTGCAAGGCATATAGTGGTCATAGGAGACACATCAGaagaattaataaagaaaatgGAG gAGTATGTTCCTGTGCATCCCAAGGTTGCACCAAAGCAAAGTTGGGGAGAGGACCAATTTTTAGGGCCTACTGAAAATGGAGAACTTAGATCTTAA
- the LOC112737357 gene encoding uncharacterized protein yields the protein MKTLKVHFAETYDLFHHLSGFAWNPVTRKFEAEEEEWQDFIKEKPHAEKWKKMQIKHYDTLKELFVADRATGKGATTSRERIQQLDRDHIDLNDSFENIGFSDIDVNMGHDTPTFSANLDSPSALHSQPNQLGGTSTSRGIERKSPMNDFLEAQYEKVALEITTMADAVKEGSYLSSKLHDVAQRQVESAERQASVAERQVSVVEKQMSLIERQVAIVEKGLAIMQQSRPRLYSESDVWNMLTELGLIGSARMQCY from the exons ATGAAGACATTGAAAGTTCATTTTGCTGAGACATATGACTTATTTCATCATTTAAGTGGATTTGCATGGAATCCTGTTACTAGAAAGTTtgaagctgaagaagaagagtGGCAAGACTTTATTAAG GAGAAACCACATGcagaaaaatggaagaaaatgcaAATTAAGCATTATGATACTTTGAAGGAGTTGTTCGTAGCTGATAGAGCTACTGGTAAAGGGGCTACTACTTCACGAGAAAGAATTCAACAACTTGATAGAGATCACATTGATTTGAATGACTCGTTTGAAAACATTGGATTTTCTGACATAGATGTTAATATGGGACATGATACCCCAACGTTTTCTGCTAATTTAGATTCACCAAGTGCTCTTCATAGTCAACCAAATCAATTAGGTGGGACTTCAACATCAAGAGGAATAGAGCGTAAGTCTCCTATGAATGATTTTTTGGAGGCACAATATGAGAAAGTTGCTTTGGAAATTACTACCATGGCCGATGCTGTCAAAGAGGGTAGTTATCTATCTAGCAAGCTACATGACGTAGCTCAGAGGCAGGTTGAATCAGCTGAGAGACAAGCTTCTGTGGCTGAGAGACAAGTTTCGGTTGTCGAAAAACAAATGTCGTTAATTGAAAGACAAGTTGCAATTGTTGAAAAAGGGTTAGCTATTATGCAACAAAGTAGGCCTCGCCTTTATAGCGAATCAGATGTATGGAATATGTTGACTGAATTGGGTCTGATTGGCTCAGCTCGAATGCAGTGTTATTAG
- the LOC112737359 gene encoding actin-related protein 7 has product MEAAVVDVGTKLLKAGFAIPDQSPAMIIPTQMKRVLDDGGSVSDDNSVADSVTVDPVVRGFIRDWDAVEDLLHHVLYTGLGWEIGNEGQILFTDPLCTPKANKEQLVQLMFETFNISGFYASEQAVLSLYAVGRISGCTVDIGHGKIDIAPVIEGAVHHIASRRFEFGGTDLTNFLAQELGKSNPQVNISLSDVERIKEQYSCAAEDELAYQKTVSCPVEKHTLPDGQVITIGRERYTIGEALFQPSLLGLEAHGIVEQLVRAVSTVSPDNHRQLLENTVVCGGTASMTGFEDRFQKECSLSSSAIQPALVKPPEYMPENLTQYSAWVGGAILAKVVFPQNQHITKGDYDETGPSIVHRKCF; this is encoded by the exons ATGGAAGCTGCCGTGGTTGACGTCGGGACTAAGCTCCTCAAAGCTGGTTTCGCAATTCCTGATCAGTCTCCTGCCATG ATAATTCCCACTCAGATGAAAAGAGTGCTTGATGATGGTGGGTCTGTGAGTGACGATAATTCAGTAGCTGATAGTGTTACTGTTGATCCAGTGGTGCGAGGGTTTATCAGAGATTGGGACGCCGTTGAGGATTTATTGCATCATGTCTTGTATACTGGCCTTGGATGGGAAATTGGCAATGAAGGACAGATATTATTCACAGATCCACTTTGTACCCCCAAG GCCAACAAGGAACAGCTAGTGCAATTAATGTTTGAAACATTCAACATATCAGGGTTTTATGCCTCAGAACAAGCAGTTTTATCACTGTATGCTGTGGGACGTATCTCAGGGTGCACAGTTGATATTGGACATGGAAAAATAG ATATTGCGCCAGTAATCGAGGGTGCTGTCCACCACATTGCATCGAGAAGATTTGAGTTTGGAGGTACTGATCTAACTAATTTCTTGGCACAAGAACTTGGGAAATCCAATCCACAAGTAAATATCAGCTTGTCTGATGTGGAGAGAATAAAAGAGCAATACTCATGTGCTGCTGAAGATGAATTAGCTTATCAAAAGACTGTTTCATGTCCTGTGGAGAAACATACACTTCCTGATGGACAG GTCATAACAATTGGGAGGGAAAGATATACTATTGGCGAAGCTTTGTTCCAACCAAGTCTGTTGGGTTTGGAGGCTCATGGCATTGTTGAGCAGCTTGTCCGTGCTGTTTCAACAGTGTCACCTGATAATCATCGGCAGCTGCTGGAAAATACTGTGGTTTGTGGGGGCACTGCTTCTATGACCG GTTTTGAAGATAGATTTCAGAAGGAATGTAGCTTAAGTTCGTCTGCCATTCAACCTGCTCTGGTTAAG CCTCCAGAGTACATGCCAGAGAACTTAACCCAATATTCTGCATGGGTGGGAGGTGCCATACTTGCCAAAGTAGTTTTCCCTCAAAATCAACATATAACCAAGGGAGATTATGATGAAACTGGACCTTCCATTGTTCACCGGAAATGCTTCTGA
- the LOC112737360 gene encoding cytokinin riboside 5'-monophosphate phosphoribohydrolase LOG1 isoform X1: MDAGLIRIIKEVDGVMMVTSQVLFMETKWCVLDEFLRSSSNKGEGKVPEEEIKQKGRFQRICVFCGSRPGYKSAFGDAALELGKLLVEKKIDLVYGGGRLGLMGLISETVLTGGGHVLGVIPKALLHHEISGETFGEVKTVANMHERKSIMAKHADAFIALPGGYGTMEELLEVIAWSQLGIHDKPVGLLNVDGYFNSLLTLFDKGVEEGFIDDSARHIVVIGDTSEELIKKMEEYVPVHPKVAPKQSWGEDQFLGPTENGELRS; encoded by the exons ATGGATGCAGGATtgataagaataataaaagaggTAGATGGGGTCATGATGGTGACCAGCCAAGTTCTTTTCATGGAGACAAAATGGTGTGTTTTGGATGAATTTTTGAGAAGTTCTTCAAACAAAG GGGAAGGAAAGGTGCCAGAAGAAGAAATAAAGCAGAAAGGAAGGTTCCAAAGAATATGTGTCTTCTGTGGTAGTAGACCTGGATACAAATCTGCATTTGGTGATGCTGCTCTTGAGCTTGGTAAATTGCTG GTTGAAAAGAAGATTGATTTGGTTTATGGTGGAGGAAGATTAGGACTAATGGGTTTGATCTCTGAAACAGTTCTAACGGGAGGTGGCCATGTTCTTGG AGTGATTCCTAAAGCTCTACTGCATCATGAG ATATCCGGAGAAACCTTTGGAGAAGTGAAAACAGTTGCAAATATGCATGAAAGGAAGTCAATAATGGCTAAACATGCTGATGCATTCATAGCTCTTCCTG GAGGCTATGGAACAATGGAAGAGTTGCTAGAGGTTATAGCTTGGTCCCAATTAGGAATACATGATAAACCA GTGGGGTTGCTGAATGTAGATGGGTATTTCAATAGCTTACTAACCTTATTTGATAAGGGGGTTGAAGAAGGTTTCATAGATGACTCTGCAAGGCATATAGTGGTCATAGGAGACACATCAGaagaattaataaagaaaatgGAG gAGTATGTTCCTGTGCATCCCAAGGTTGCACCAAAGCAAAGTTGGGGAGAGGACCAATTTTTAGGGCCTACTGAAAATGGAGAACTTAGATCTTAA
- the LOC112737358 gene encoding uncharacterized protein isoform X1: MTEMETTETNWNVASSSVSVANCVTFESSLSLLNDDNHQQASSSPLLLRSPSPDSSPCEIKICFNTKHELRQVYVRSTARVYEIYTASDLQSSNEYLCTVRCGVASRDGEVLRAPNVPHVDGSRRESSEENIKSEDDWVEVKIPECTNSTEISQDLFEATAELNDVSPCISVTLRLLSLQSKGCIYVDEIYIFGDPDDSTDSESQESRNGNSSSGSLMAMFLPTIMQLSKTSGLGHLNAVKKEKQSFSADDLEETQPRDSVTKTQLKGKASIAGPQEVKLKEVNGGWVVPSLPCTSSQVSKLDSDCTAVPSQADTVDSTNCVAPSEVAPAKSNHGGSLGGNIERAFEQLVSRMDRIEQICLGFQEKMVLPMSSIEARLQKVEQQLDTLTKKLQNPGSSSCGRCAPEGSFIESDAIDYAFTRENEPEKRELVTEVHISDSANTSQMLPGLIVTAPEFPDGEDEEDNASGQKTGSSCVEVKRSIDDALSSALANFLSTGSSKSPKYTKSLTVKAPDFSSEDEDDRESNNETANNESAHPVDCEKINHIQVLTSSNISLENGAQVDEDSKDEHTEECGQSCSMAGDQEVSVTTSSVADHNPKIGLTNNFEDGQSRELSVYKTDDLFNSGNETSNELLGNQTASGLTSIAQEGSLATVATEVGKKPSHEDIIENVLGFSIASSAVDFETSLLDVKFISQRSPVTDPLLEALLVDTPETNSQDSSGKETSDHLAHKEQEKTDGILSLEEHSNLVSVDDEEAVNPTGTSDAAAEKDYSTLMTGPVNREDDNVPGDHKRKLDEISASSLI, translated from the exons ATGACGGAGATGGAGACCACCGAAACGAACTGGAACGTTGCTTCGTCTTCCGTTTCCGTCGCCAACTGCGTCACCTTCGAATCCTCACTCTCTCTGTTAAACGACGATAATCACCAACAAGCTTCTTCATCTCCACTTCTTCTCCGCTCACCTTCTCCCGATTCCTCTCCTTGCGAGATCAAGA TTTGTTTTAATACGAAACATGAACTCAGACAAGTCTATGTTCGTAGTACGGCTCGGGTGTATGAGATTTACACTGCATCTGATCTGCAGAGCAGCAATGAGTATCTCTGTACGGTTCGCTGCGGTGTTGCGTCTAGAGATGGTGAAGTTCTTCGTGCTCCTAATGTTCCACATGTCGATGGTTCTCGCAGAGAGTCGAGTGAGGAAAATATAAAAAGTGAAGATGACTGGGTTGAAGTGAAGATCCCTGAATGCACCAACTCAACTGAAATCAGTCAG GACCTTTTTGAGGCTACAGCTGAGCTTAATGATGTCAGTCCTTGCATTTCTGTTACACTTCGTTTGCTCTCACTTCAGAGTAAAGGCTGCATTTATGTTGATGAGATTTATATATTTGGTGATCCTGATGATTCAACTGATTCAGAAAGCCAAGAGAGCCGTAATGGAAACTCATCCAGCGGTTCTCTTATGGCTATGTTTCTTCCAACTATAATGCAATTATCTAAGACATCAGGTCTCGGCCATCTAAATGCTGTCAAGAAGGAAAAACAATCTTTTTCAGCAGATGATTTGGAAGAAACCCAGCCACGTGATTCAGTAACCAAAACTCAACTGAAGGGAAAAGCTAGCATAGCTGGTCCTCAAGAAGTGAAGTTGAAAGAGGTGAATGGTGGTTGGGTGGTTCCATCCTTGCCATGCACATCCTCTCAAGTCTCTAAACTGGATAGTGACTGTACTGCTGTACCCTCACAAGCTGATACAGTGGATAGTACTAATTGTGTTGCCCCCTCTGAGGTTGCTCCTGCCAAGAGCAATCATGGTGGTTCTCTTGGTGGCAATATTGAAAGGGCCTTTGAACAGCTTGTATCACGAATGGACAGGATTGAACAAATCTGTCTGGGGTTTCAGGAGAAAATGGTATTGCCCATGAGCAGCATTGAGGCAAGACTCCAGAAAGTTGAGCAGCAACTTGATACCCTGACCAAGAAATTGCAAAATCCTGGATCATCATCCTGTGGAAGGTGTGCTCCTGAAGGCTCTTTCATTGAATCAGATGCTATTGATTATGCTTTCACTAGGGAAAATGAACCAGAGAAGAGAGAATTAGTTACAGAAGTGCATATCTCTGATTCAGCAAATACTAGTCAAATGCTCCCAGGTCTTATAGTTACGGCTCCCGAGTTTCCTGATGGTGAGGATGAAGAAGATAATGCATCAGGGCAAAAAACGGGTTCTTCATGTGTTGAAGTAAAGCGATCAATTGACGATGCTTTATCTTCTGCGTTAGCTAATTTTTTATCCACAGGCTCTTCAAAGTCTCCAAAGTATACTAAAAGTTTAACAGTCAAAGCCCCTGATTTTTCTAGTGAAGATGAGGATGATCGTGAGAGTAATAACGAGACAGCGAATAATGAATCAGCTCATCCTGTGGACTGTGAGAAGATTAATCACATCCAAGTGCTGACATCATCCAATATTTCTCTGGAAAATGGAGCACAGGTAGATGAGGATTCTAAAGATGAACACACTGAAGAATGTGGTCAATCTTGTAGTATGGCAGGAGATCAAGAAGTATCTGTTACAACCAGTTCTGTAGCTGATCATAATCCAAAGATAGGTTTAACTAACAACTTTGAAGATGGTCAAAGCAGAGAACTCAGTGTTTATAAAACCGATGATTTGTTCAACAGTGGAAATGAAACCTCGAATGAGTTGCTTGGCAATCAGACTGCAAGTGGTTTAACTAGCATTGCTCAGGAAGGATCACTTGCAACAGTTGCAACAGAAGTTGGGAAAAAACCTTCCCATGAAGACATTATAGAGAATGTTCTTGGATTTTCAATTGCTTCCTCTGCAGTAGATTTTGAAACCTCACTCCTGGATGTGAAATTCATTTCACAGAGAAGTCCTGTCACTGACCCTTTGCTAGAAGCTCTTCTTGTTGACACACCGGAAACAAACTCCCAAGACTCTTCTGGAAAGGAAACCAGTGATCATCTGGCCCATAAGGAACAAGAGAAGACCGATGGCATTCTTTCACTTGAGGAGCACTCTAACTTGGTTTCAGTAGATGATGAGGAAGCAGTGAATCCCACTGGCACTAGCGATGCTGCTGCGGAAAAAGACTACTCTACTCTGATGACTGGGCCTGTTAACAGAGAGGACGATAATGTGCCCGGGGATCATAAACGCAAGCTTGATGAAATATCTGCCTCGAGTCTGATATGA
- the LOC112737358 gene encoding uncharacterized protein isoform X2, giving the protein MFFSCSQDLFEATAELNDVSPCISVTLRLLSLQSKGCIYVDEIYIFGDPDDSTDSESQESRNGNSSSGSLMAMFLPTIMQLSKTSGLGHLNAVKKEKQSFSADDLEETQPRDSVTKTQLKGKASIAGPQEVKLKEVNGGWVVPSLPCTSSQVSKLDSDCTAVPSQADTVDSTNCVAPSEVAPAKSNHGGSLGGNIERAFEQLVSRMDRIEQICLGFQEKMVLPMSSIEARLQKVEQQLDTLTKKLQNPGSSSCGRCAPEGSFIESDAIDYAFTRENEPEKRELVTEVHISDSANTSQMLPGLIVTAPEFPDGEDEEDNASGQKTGSSCVEVKRSIDDALSSALANFLSTGSSKSPKYTKSLTVKAPDFSSEDEDDRESNNETANNESAHPVDCEKINHIQVLTSSNISLENGAQVDEDSKDEHTEECGQSCSMAGDQEVSVTTSSVADHNPKIGLTNNFEDGQSRELSVYKTDDLFNSGNETSNELLGNQTASGLTSIAQEGSLATVATEVGKKPSHEDIIENVLGFSIASSAVDFETSLLDVKFISQRSPVTDPLLEALLVDTPETNSQDSSGKETSDHLAHKEQEKTDGILSLEEHSNLVSVDDEEAVNPTGTSDAAAEKDYSTLMTGPVNREDDNVPGDHKRKLDEISASSLI; this is encoded by the coding sequence ATGTTCTTTTCCTGTTCGCAGGACCTTTTTGAGGCTACAGCTGAGCTTAATGATGTCAGTCCTTGCATTTCTGTTACACTTCGTTTGCTCTCACTTCAGAGTAAAGGCTGCATTTATGTTGATGAGATTTATATATTTGGTGATCCTGATGATTCAACTGATTCAGAAAGCCAAGAGAGCCGTAATGGAAACTCATCCAGCGGTTCTCTTATGGCTATGTTTCTTCCAACTATAATGCAATTATCTAAGACATCAGGTCTCGGCCATCTAAATGCTGTCAAGAAGGAAAAACAATCTTTTTCAGCAGATGATTTGGAAGAAACCCAGCCACGTGATTCAGTAACCAAAACTCAACTGAAGGGAAAAGCTAGCATAGCTGGTCCTCAAGAAGTGAAGTTGAAAGAGGTGAATGGTGGTTGGGTGGTTCCATCCTTGCCATGCACATCCTCTCAAGTCTCTAAACTGGATAGTGACTGTACTGCTGTACCCTCACAAGCTGATACAGTGGATAGTACTAATTGTGTTGCCCCCTCTGAGGTTGCTCCTGCCAAGAGCAATCATGGTGGTTCTCTTGGTGGCAATATTGAAAGGGCCTTTGAACAGCTTGTATCACGAATGGACAGGATTGAACAAATCTGTCTGGGGTTTCAGGAGAAAATGGTATTGCCCATGAGCAGCATTGAGGCAAGACTCCAGAAAGTTGAGCAGCAACTTGATACCCTGACCAAGAAATTGCAAAATCCTGGATCATCATCCTGTGGAAGGTGTGCTCCTGAAGGCTCTTTCATTGAATCAGATGCTATTGATTATGCTTTCACTAGGGAAAATGAACCAGAGAAGAGAGAATTAGTTACAGAAGTGCATATCTCTGATTCAGCAAATACTAGTCAAATGCTCCCAGGTCTTATAGTTACGGCTCCCGAGTTTCCTGATGGTGAGGATGAAGAAGATAATGCATCAGGGCAAAAAACGGGTTCTTCATGTGTTGAAGTAAAGCGATCAATTGACGATGCTTTATCTTCTGCGTTAGCTAATTTTTTATCCACAGGCTCTTCAAAGTCTCCAAAGTATACTAAAAGTTTAACAGTCAAAGCCCCTGATTTTTCTAGTGAAGATGAGGATGATCGTGAGAGTAATAACGAGACAGCGAATAATGAATCAGCTCATCCTGTGGACTGTGAGAAGATTAATCACATCCAAGTGCTGACATCATCCAATATTTCTCTGGAAAATGGAGCACAGGTAGATGAGGATTCTAAAGATGAACACACTGAAGAATGTGGTCAATCTTGTAGTATGGCAGGAGATCAAGAAGTATCTGTTACAACCAGTTCTGTAGCTGATCATAATCCAAAGATAGGTTTAACTAACAACTTTGAAGATGGTCAAAGCAGAGAACTCAGTGTTTATAAAACCGATGATTTGTTCAACAGTGGAAATGAAACCTCGAATGAGTTGCTTGGCAATCAGACTGCAAGTGGTTTAACTAGCATTGCTCAGGAAGGATCACTTGCAACAGTTGCAACAGAAGTTGGGAAAAAACCTTCCCATGAAGACATTATAGAGAATGTTCTTGGATTTTCAATTGCTTCCTCTGCAGTAGATTTTGAAACCTCACTCCTGGATGTGAAATTCATTTCACAGAGAAGTCCTGTCACTGACCCTTTGCTAGAAGCTCTTCTTGTTGACACACCGGAAACAAACTCCCAAGACTCTTCTGGAAAGGAAACCAGTGATCATCTGGCCCATAAGGAACAAGAGAAGACCGATGGCATTCTTTCACTTGAGGAGCACTCTAACTTGGTTTCAGTAGATGATGAGGAAGCAGTGAATCCCACTGGCACTAGCGATGCTGCTGCGGAAAAAGACTACTCTACTCTGATGACTGGGCCTGTTAACAGAGAGGACGATAATGTGCCCGGGGATCATAAACGCAAGCTTGATGAAATATCTGCCTCGAGTCTGATATGA
- the LOC112737361 gene encoding purple acid phosphatase has translation MDSVGFKVLVFGLVLVNVAVLCNGGSTSTFVRNEEKAVDMPLDSDVFAVPRGYNAPQQVHITQGDHEGKAVIVSWVTVDEPGSSEVRYWSENSKQKNLAKGRHVTYRYFNYSSGFIHHCTIRNLEYNTKYYYEVGIANTTRQFWFVTPPQVGPDVPYTFGLIGDLGQSYDSNKTLTHYEKSPSKGQTVLFVGDLSYADNYPNHDNVRWDTWGRFVERSTAYQPWIWVAGNHEIDFAPEIGETVPFKPYRHRYHVPYRASQSTAPFWYSVKRASAHIIVLASYSAYGKYTPQYKWLEQELPKVNRTETPWLIVLMHSPWYNSYNYHYMEGESMRVMYEPWFVKYKVDVVFAGHVHAYERSERVSNIAYNIVNGICVPVKDESAPVYITIGDGGNLEGLATNMTEPQPAYSAYREASFGHAIFDIKNRTHAHYGWHRNQDGYAVEADSMWFFNRFWHAVDDSTSHSSH, from the exons ATGGATTCAGTGGGTTTCAAAGTTTTGGTTTTTGGATTGGTTCTTGTGAACGTGGCAGTGTTGTGTAATGGAGGATCAACAAGCACCTTCGTTAGGAATGAAGAGAAGGCTGTGGACATGCCACTTGATAGTGATGTCTTTGCTGTTCCTCGTGGTTATAATGCTCCCCAACAG GTTCATATAACACAAGGTGATCATGAGGGGAAAGCTGTGATTGTGTCATGGGTGACGGTGGATGAACCAGGCTCCAGCGAAGTGCGATACTGGAGCGAGAACAGCAAGCAAAAGAATCTTGCTAAGGGAAGACATGTTACTTATAGATACTTCAATTACTCATCTGGTTTTATTCATCATTGcaccatcagaaatttggag TACAACACCAAATACTACTATGAAGTTGGAATCGCGAACACAACGAGGCAATTTTGGTTTGTGACTCCTCCTCAAGTTGGTCCTGATGTGCCATACACTTTTGGTCTCATTG GGGATCTTGGTCAGAGttatgattcaaataaaacactCACTCACTATGAAAAGAGCCCAAGTAAAGGACAAACTGTGTTGTTTGTTGGAGACCTTTCTTATGCGGATAATTACCCTAATCACGATAACGTTAGATGGGATACTTGGGGAAGGTTTGTAGAAAGGAGTACTGCTTATCAACCATGGATTTGGGTTGCAGGGAACCATGAAATTGATTTTGCTCCAGAAATC GGTGAAACTGTACCTTTCAAGCCGTATCGCCATCGCTATCATGTTCCTTATAGAGCGTCGCAGAGTACCGCACCCTTCTGGTATTCTGTCAAGAGAGCCTCAGCACACATCATTGTCTTGGCCTCATATTCAGCATATG GGAAATATACACCACAATACAAATGGCTTGAGCAGGAGCTACCAAAAGTTAACAGGACAGAGACTCCATGGTTGATTGTGCTTATGCATTCGCCTTGGTATAACAGCTACAACTATCACTATATGGAAGGTGAATCAATGAGAGTAATGTATGAACCCTGGTTTGTGAAGTACAAGGTTGATGTCGTGTTTGCAGGGCATGTTCATGCCTATGAACGATCC GAACGTGTCTCGAATATTGCTTACAACATTGTGAACGGTATTTGCGTTCCTGTGAAAGATGAATCGGCTCCTGTATATATAACCATTGGTGATGGAGGAAACCTTGAAGGCTTGGCAACCAA CATGACAGAACCACAGCCGGCGTATTCAGCGTACAGAGAGGCTAGCTTTGGACACGCCATATTCGACATAAAGAACCGAACACATGCTCACTATGGCTGGCATCGGAATCAAGATGGATATGCCGTGGAAGCGGACAGCATGTGGTTTTTCAACAGATTCTGGCACGCAGTTGATGATTCCACGTCTCATAGTTCTCATTAA